A stretch of Myxococcus hansupus DNA encodes these proteins:
- a CDS encoding serine hydrolase translates to MMTFRAMPLQAVLSALVVSLVACGVPEEPVPDAPGAATQALAGPYDAWVARHGLTAAQYQTEFNTWVGQGYRLSSISGYEDGGSARYAAIWEQTSGPAWRAFHGLTSAQYQSTVVNQQSQGYRPVVVNGYSVGGVAYFAAIFHVGGGVAWAARHDLTASQYQAEFNTWTGQGYRLVHVSGYTSSGAERYAAIWEQTSGPASRAYHGLTAAQYQSTFNTNAAQGYQLAKVSGYNVGGTDRYAAIFHASSGIPTAARHGLSSAAYQQAVMDLKNQGYRPVLVAAHHNGSQPVFALVWQNLTFSGADLQHIDDTVQQAMAASNTVGLSLAITHQGRLVFAKGYGLADRTNNTPVHSSHRFRVASVSKPLTSIGIMRLIESGQVRLTDRVFGRAGLLGETYGAQGTYVDSRVLNITVQHLLEHTMGGWDNDGNDGSGDPMFMNPSMTHAQLIQWVLQNVPLEFAPGTTYQYSNFGYSVLGRIIERVTGQTYEAYMRDHVFTPSGATSLAVGGDTLAARLSNEAVYYQLGTGAFNPYGMPVRRMDAHGGWVASPIDLLRVAVRADGFSTVPDLLSASAITTMTTRTTAPDTLGNPVGYARGWEVNNIPNWWHTGGLPGTLALMVRTDDRYGPSRTGAFTWSVMTNSNNSGTSNINLDALMWSVVSGVSAWPTHDLF, encoded by the coding sequence ATGATGACTTTCAGAGCGATGCCGCTTCAGGCGGTCCTGTCAGCGCTGGTCGTGTCCCTCGTGGCATGCGGGGTTCCAGAGGAGCCGGTCCCAGACGCTCCGGGTGCCGCCACGCAGGCACTGGCGGGCCCCTATGATGCCTGGGTTGCCCGCCATGGGCTCACCGCTGCCCAATATCAGACGGAGTTCAATACATGGGTGGGGCAGGGATACCGGCTCTCCTCCATCAGTGGCTACGAAGACGGGGGCAGCGCCCGTTACGCGGCCATCTGGGAGCAGACGAGCGGCCCGGCCTGGCGTGCCTTCCATGGCCTGACGTCCGCGCAGTACCAGTCCACTGTCGTCAATCAGCAGTCGCAGGGTTACCGCCCGGTGGTGGTCAACGGGTACAGCGTGGGCGGCGTGGCCTACTTCGCGGCCATCTTCCATGTCGGCGGCGGTGTGGCCTGGGCGGCCCGGCATGACCTGACCGCGTCCCAGTATCAGGCGGAGTTCAACACCTGGACGGGGCAGGGCTACCGGCTCGTGCACGTCAGTGGTTACACGTCCAGCGGCGCGGAGCGCTACGCGGCCATCTGGGAGCAGACGAGCGGCCCGGCCTCGCGGGCCTACCACGGACTGACCGCCGCGCAGTACCAGTCCACGTTCAATACCAACGCGGCCCAGGGGTACCAGCTCGCGAAGGTCAGCGGCTACAACGTGGGCGGCACGGACCGGTATGCGGCCATCTTCCATGCCTCCTCGGGGATTCCGACCGCCGCGCGCCACGGGCTCTCCTCCGCCGCGTATCAACAGGCTGTGATGGACCTCAAGAACCAGGGGTATCGCCCGGTTTTGGTGGCGGCGCACCACAATGGCAGCCAGCCTGTGTTCGCCTTGGTCTGGCAGAACCTGACGTTCAGCGGGGCCGACCTGCAGCACATCGACGACACCGTCCAGCAGGCGATGGCCGCCTCCAACACCGTGGGCCTGTCGCTGGCCATCACCCACCAGGGGCGCCTCGTCTTCGCCAAGGGGTATGGCCTGGCCGACCGGACCAACAACACCCCTGTCCACTCCTCCCACCGCTTCCGCGTCGCCAGTGTGTCCAAGCCGCTGACGTCCATTGGCATCATGCGGCTGATTGAGAGCGGGCAGGTCCGCCTGACGGACCGCGTCTTCGGCCGGGCGGGATTGCTGGGGGAGACCTACGGTGCGCAAGGCACCTACGTGGACAGCCGTGTCCTCAACATCACCGTCCAGCACCTGCTCGAGCACACCATGGGTGGTTGGGACAATGACGGCAACGACGGTTCGGGCGACCCCATGTTCATGAACCCGAGCATGACGCACGCGCAGCTCATCCAGTGGGTGTTGCAGAACGTGCCGCTCGAGTTCGCGCCTGGGACGACCTACCAGTACTCGAACTTCGGCTACAGCGTCCTTGGCCGCATCATCGAGCGCGTCACGGGCCAGACCTACGAGGCCTACATGCGCGACCACGTCTTCACGCCCAGCGGCGCCACCAGCCTCGCCGTGGGCGGAGACACCCTGGCCGCTCGGCTGTCGAATGAGGCGGTCTACTACCAACTGGGGACGGGTGCCTTCAACCCGTACGGCATGCCGGTGCGTCGCATGGATGCGCACGGGGGCTGGGTTGCTTCGCCCATCGACCTGTTGCGCGTCGCCGTGCGGGCGGATGGGTTCTCCACCGTTCCGGACCTGCTGAGCGCGAGCGCAATCACCACGATGACCACCCGCACGACGGCGCCCGACACCCTGGGCAACCCCGTTGGCTACGCCCGGGGCTGGGAGGTGAACAACATCCCCAACTGGTGGCACACCGGCGGCCTCCCGGGCACCCTGGCGCTGATGGTACGGACCGATGACCGCTACGGGCCCAGCCGCACCGGGGCGTTCACCTGGTCCGTGATGACCAACTCCAACAACAGCGGCACGTCCAACATCAACCTCGACGCGCTCATGTGGAGCGTCGTGAGCGGCGTCAGCGCCTGGCCCACGCACGACCTGTTCTAA
- a CDS encoding serine hydrolase domain-containing protein: MNALRVWSLSVLFAAGCATAPAPRETPPIPDAAALDGEMKRAMAATGAKGLALAVIDDGRVVATRAHGWRNAQGEPLRTDTVMYGASITKTVFAYLVAQLADEARLDLDTSIERYLDRPLPDYADEDRYSTWSHLTGDSRWKAITPRILLTHSAGFANFGFLEPDGKLRIHFAPGSRYAYSGDGIILMQFVLERGLGLDVGTELQQRVFDRLGMRNTSMTWRPDFAHNLADGWTAEGGVEPHDERSKVRAAGSMDTTIDDLSRFAAALVRGEGLSPQAFAAMTAPRLPITTRSQFPTLQAELPEAARRKDLAAGLGLVVFEGPQGPAFFKGGHNESTGNTLVCVSRGRRCVLLLANDVRAEAAFPRLVRFVLGDAGVPWGWEYGPKTFWDGR; this comes from the coding sequence ATGAACGCGTTGCGTGTCTGGAGCCTGAGTGTGTTGTTCGCCGCCGGTTGCGCCACGGCGCCCGCGCCGCGGGAGACGCCGCCCATCCCAGACGCAGCCGCGCTGGATGGCGAAATGAAGCGGGCCATGGCCGCGACGGGCGCGAAGGGGCTGGCCCTCGCGGTGATCGACGACGGACGCGTGGTGGCGACCCGGGCCCATGGCTGGCGCAATGCGCAGGGCGAGCCGCTGCGGACGGACACCGTGATGTACGGTGCCTCCATCACCAAGACGGTCTTCGCCTATCTGGTGGCGCAATTGGCGGACGAGGCGCGCCTCGACCTCGACACCTCGATTGAGCGCTACCTGGACAGGCCCCTGCCCGACTACGCGGACGAGGACCGGTACTCGACCTGGTCGCACCTGACGGGCGATTCGCGCTGGAAGGCCATCACCCCGCGCATCCTGCTCACCCACAGCGCGGGCTTCGCCAACTTCGGGTTCCTGGAGCCCGACGGCAAGCTGCGCATCCACTTCGCGCCGGGCAGCCGCTACGCGTACTCCGGAGACGGCATCATCCTGATGCAGTTCGTGCTGGAGCGCGGCCTGGGGCTGGACGTGGGCACCGAACTCCAGCAGCGCGTGTTCGACCGGCTGGGCATGAGGAACACCAGCATGACGTGGCGGCCGGACTTCGCGCATAACCTGGCGGATGGGTGGACCGCCGAAGGCGGCGTGGAACCCCACGATGAACGCAGCAAGGTGCGCGCCGCTGGGAGCATGGACACCACCATCGACGACCTGTCGCGCTTCGCCGCCGCGCTCGTGCGGGGCGAGGGTCTGTCACCCCAGGCCTTCGCGGCCATGACCGCGCCCCGGCTGCCCATCACCACCCGGAGTCAGTTCCCCACGCTGCAGGCGGAGCTGCCCGAAGCGGCGCGGCGCAAGGACCTGGCGGCGGGCCTGGGTTTGGTGGTGTTCGAAGGCCCGCAGGGGCCCGCGTTCTTCAAGGGCGGCCACAACGAGAGCACCGGCAACACACTCGTGTGCGTGTCGCGAGGACGGCGCTGCGTGCTGCTGCTGGCCAACGACGTGCGTGCCGAGGCCGCCTTCCCCCGTCTGGTGCGCTTCGTGTTGGGTGACGCCGGAGTCCCGTGGGGTTGGGAGTACGGCCCCAAGACGTTCTGGGACGGACGCTGA
- a CDS encoding PKD domain-containing protein, with translation MFWNPRRLAKALCFGSLSLALSAQAQATNVAQGKPSSASSVHANGFPTQFGHAKAFNGIINTEDRWGSSIPPVPWNPEWVEVDLQAVHAITSITVYVSRDATFGRMLDFDVLARPSTTVDFQVVPGGAITDNPQTTRTLTFAQPVNARHVRLQCKRSTDDNICRVREFQVFGTRLANQPPSAAAGNDAVILLPSNTVQLRGTASDSDGTIASYRWEQVSGPTTAVLTSATSANATASSLAAGVYVFRLVATDNGGATGSDTMRVTVHPTSASPDARAGRFHVWNRGGTYDTAVFLPKDYGTQPGKKYPAVLSLHGRGGTTLNAAHTEVLANPEGFIRQLTPGKALVDTFPGIVIAPNGPRVGGAIDTWWNVDTTHALVLQALTVYDIDPDRVTLTGLSSGGSGVNDQILKYRTTYAGAMPLAYFAPRPTNYCDLEAFPIWTSGHYSDGTFGAWGWFNATDGYHPLVRQCPGYSGEVTVTVTLGSGHSGWDDFWSRPEAQSWLVSQHR, from the coding sequence ATGTTCTGGAATCCACGACGTCTCGCGAAAGCGCTGTGCTTCGGTTCCCTGTCGCTTGCCCTGTCCGCCCAGGCACAAGCCACCAACGTCGCTCAGGGGAAGCCGTCATCGGCGTCCTCGGTGCACGCCAATGGCTTTCCCACGCAGTTCGGCCACGCCAAGGCCTTCAACGGCATCATCAACACGGAAGACCGGTGGGGCTCGTCCATCCCGCCCGTGCCCTGGAACCCGGAATGGGTGGAGGTGGACCTCCAGGCCGTGCACGCCATCACGAGCATCACCGTGTATGTCAGCCGGGATGCCACCTTTGGCCGGATGCTCGACTTCGACGTGCTGGCCCGGCCCAGCACCACGGTGGACTTCCAGGTGGTGCCGGGCGGCGCCATCACGGACAACCCCCAGACGACGCGGACGCTGACCTTCGCGCAGCCCGTGAATGCCCGCCACGTGCGGCTCCAGTGCAAGCGGTCCACGGACGACAACATCTGCCGGGTGCGGGAGTTCCAGGTGTTCGGCACCCGGCTCGCCAACCAGCCGCCGTCCGCCGCCGCGGGCAATGACGCGGTCATCCTCCTGCCCTCCAACACCGTGCAGCTCCGAGGCACCGCGAGCGACAGCGACGGCACCATCGCCAGCTACCGCTGGGAGCAGGTCTCTGGCCCCACCACCGCGGTCCTCACGAGCGCCACGTCCGCCAACGCGACGGCCAGCAGCCTGGCCGCGGGCGTGTACGTGTTCCGGCTCGTCGCCACCGACAATGGCGGCGCCACGGGCTCCGACACGATGCGCGTCACCGTGCACCCCACGAGCGCATCGCCGGATGCACGCGCGGGGCGGTTCCACGTCTGGAACCGGGGCGGCACCTACGACACCGCCGTCTTCCTGCCGAAGGACTACGGCACCCAGCCGGGCAAGAAGTACCCGGCCGTCCTGTCCCTCCATGGGCGGGGTGGCACCACGCTCAACGCGGCGCATACGGAGGTGCTCGCCAATCCGGAGGGCTTCATCCGGCAGCTCACGCCGGGCAAGGCGCTGGTCGACACGTTCCCCGGCATCGTCATCGCGCCCAACGGCCCGCGCGTGGGTGGCGCGATTGACACGTGGTGGAACGTGGACACGACGCACGCGCTCGTGCTGCAGGCGCTGACCGTCTATGACATCGACCCGGACCGAGTGACGCTGACGGGCCTGTCCTCGGGCGGCAGCGGCGTGAACGACCAGATTCTGAAGTACCGCACGACGTACGCCGGAGCCATGCCCCTGGCCTACTTCGCCCCCCGCCCCACGAACTACTGCGACCTGGAGGCCTTTCCCATCTGGACCTCCGGCCACTACAGCGACGGCACCTTCGGCGCCTGGGGGTGGTTCAACGCGACGGATGGCTACCATCCGCTCGTGCGGCAGTGCCCTGGCTACTCGGGTGAAGTCACCGTCACCGTGACGCTCGGCAGCGGGCACTCGGGTTGGGACGACTTCTGGAGCCGCCCCGAAGCCCAGAGCTGGCTCGTCAGCCAGCACCGCTGA
- a CDS encoding carbonic anhydrase, translating to MSSVCLASSAFAQDLRGTPAPVFLTSEDAHWGYSQTVSPERWGELPGNAICAAGLDQSPIALVTSMAERGHHEAPNFNYRTSRVRMTNNGHTVQFTYDAGSTIQVDGNTYHLAQFHFHTPSEHTKDGVEYPLEVHLVHTDANGTPALVVGVLIKEGFVHPALFTAFRNLPKHAGEHSQPIGAVINASSLLPLNRAFFKYAGSLTTPPCTEGLQWYVMKNPIEMSDSQIASFQRLPYLNPNNRPLQPLNGRVVSTKHGF from the coding sequence GTGTCATCCGTTTGTCTTGCGTCCAGCGCCTTCGCTCAGGACCTGCGCGGCACGCCCGCGCCGGTGTTCCTGACCAGCGAAGACGCTCACTGGGGTTATTCACAGACGGTCAGCCCCGAGCGCTGGGGCGAGCTCCCCGGCAACGCCATCTGCGCCGCGGGCCTGGACCAGTCTCCCATCGCACTGGTGACGTCGATGGCGGAGCGCGGTCATCACGAAGCGCCCAACTTCAACTACCGCACCAGCCGCGTTCGGATGACGAACAACGGCCATACGGTTCAGTTCACGTATGACGCCGGCAGCACCATTCAGGTGGATGGCAACACGTACCACCTGGCGCAGTTCCACTTCCACACGCCCAGCGAGCACACGAAGGACGGCGTGGAGTACCCGCTCGAGGTGCACCTGGTGCACACCGACGCCAATGGCACCCCCGCGCTGGTCGTGGGCGTCCTCATCAAGGAAGGCTTCGTGCATCCGGCGCTGTTCACCGCGTTCCGCAACCTGCCGAAGCACGCGGGTGAGCACAGCCAGCCCATTGGCGCGGTCATCAACGCCAGCTCCCTGCTGCCGCTCAACAGGGCCTTCTTCAAGTACGCCGGTTCTCTCACCACGCCCCCGTGCACCGAGGGGCTCCAGTGGTACGTGATGAAGAACCCGATTGAAATGTCGGATTCGCAGATCGCCTCGTTCCAGCGTCTGCCCTACCTGAACCCGAACAACCGTCCGCTGCAGCCGCTCAACGGCCGCGTGGTCAGCACCAAGCACGGCTTCTGA
- a CDS encoding FAD-dependent oxidoreductase: MADEVRTTQCCIAGGGPAGMMLGLLLARAGVDVTVLEKHPDFLRDFRGDTIHPSTLELMHELGWLEELLALPHQKAPMLRFQNGSHDVVVADFTHLPTHARYIAFMPQWDLLDFLARKASAYPGFHLRRCAEVTDVLREKGRVTGVRARTPEGTLEVRASLVVAADGRTSVVRQRAGFEVEALGAPMDVLWFRVARKPTDPVDPMGRFEQGQIFILINRGDAWQCGRVIAKGSFDALREAGLPSFREDFARMAPFLADRTQDLTHWDDVKLLTVRVDRLRTWYQPGLLCIGDAAHAMSPVGGVGINLAVQDAVAAANLLAGPLLARHVTPMDLRRVQERREWPTRLTQRAQVLIQNRVLTPALRRPAPSRRLPLPLWLVQHAPVLRRIPARLVGMGLRPEHIRTPVAPTSP; encoded by the coding sequence ATGGCTGACGAGGTTCGCACCACGCAGTGTTGCATCGCGGGGGGAGGCCCCGCGGGGATGATGTTGGGCCTGTTGCTCGCGCGAGCCGGCGTGGATGTCACCGTGCTGGAGAAGCATCCCGACTTCTTGCGTGACTTCCGGGGCGACACAATCCATCCGTCCACGTTGGAGTTGATGCATGAGTTGGGGTGGCTGGAGGAGTTGCTGGCATTGCCTCACCAGAAGGCGCCCATGCTGCGTTTCCAGAATGGCTCACACGACGTGGTGGTCGCGGACTTCACGCACCTGCCCACCCACGCGCGTTACATCGCGTTCATGCCGCAGTGGGACCTGTTGGATTTCCTCGCGCGCAAGGCTTCCGCGTACCCGGGCTTCCACCTGCGACGGTGCGCGGAGGTGACGGACGTGCTGCGTGAGAAGGGCCGTGTCACCGGCGTCCGGGCGCGGACGCCCGAAGGCACGTTGGAGGTGCGGGCGTCGCTGGTGGTGGCGGCGGATGGGCGCACCTCGGTGGTGCGTCAGCGCGCGGGCTTCGAAGTGGAGGCCCTGGGCGCGCCCATGGACGTGCTGTGGTTTCGTGTCGCGCGCAAGCCCACGGACCCCGTGGACCCGATGGGCCGCTTCGAGCAGGGGCAGATTTTCATCCTCATCAACCGGGGCGATGCGTGGCAGTGCGGCCGGGTCATCGCGAAGGGGAGCTTCGACGCCCTGCGCGAGGCGGGCTTGCCGTCCTTCCGCGAGGACTTCGCGCGGATGGCGCCCTTCCTCGCGGACCGGACCCAGGACCTCACGCACTGGGACGACGTGAAGCTGCTCACCGTGCGGGTGGACCGGCTGCGCACCTGGTATCAGCCCGGGCTGCTCTGCATTGGTGACGCGGCGCACGCGATGTCACCCGTGGGGGGCGTGGGCATCAACCTCGCCGTACAGGACGCGGTGGCCGCGGCCAACCTCCTCGCGGGTCCCTTGCTGGCCCGTCACGTGACGCCCATGGACTTGCGCCGCGTCCAGGAGCGCCGGGAGTGGCCCACGCGCCTCACGCAGCGGGCGCAGGTGCTCATCCAGAACCGCGTGCTCACGCCGGCGCTGCGGAGGCCCGCGCCGTCCCGGCGGTTGCCGCTGCCGTTGTGGCTCGTTCAGCACGCGCCCGTGCTGCGCCGCATCCCGGCGCGGCTCGTGGGCATGGGCCTGCGGCCCGAGCACATCCGAACGCCGGTGGCGCCGACCTCGCCGTGA
- a CDS encoding Mpo1-like protein — MLGNRPWGEWISEYAKSHTHPVNRLCHTVGIPMIAASVPLAAASPFIPRLWKVPATLFAVGWGFQFVGHAFERKPPEFLKDWRFLFVGLRWWAAKMAGRA; from the coding sequence ATGCTCGGCAACCGCCCCTGGGGGGAGTGGATTTCGGAGTACGCGAAAAGCCACACCCACCCCGTCAATCGCCTGTGCCACACCGTGGGCATTCCGATGATCGCCGCGTCGGTGCCCCTGGCCGCCGCCTCACCGTTCATCCCCCGGCTGTGGAAGGTCCCCGCCACGCTCTTCGCCGTGGGGTGGGGCTTCCAGTTCGTGGGGCACGCCTTCGAGCGCAAGCCGCCCGAGTTCCTCAAGGACTGGCGCTTCCTCTTCGTGGGCCTGCGCTGGTGGGCGGCGAAGATGGCGGGCCGGGCGTAA
- a CDS encoding KamA family radical SAM protein — translation MSNAALALSTGRRYRAFTTRHLEELTTRAGLAADERLAVQAVAHVLPFRTNSYVVDELIDWDAAPDDPIYRLVFPQADMLPAEDVSRMVDLLRSGAPTLELNAAANQIRAKLNPHPAGQMELNVPKLANEEPVPGLQHKYKETVLIFPKQGQTCHAYCTYCFRWAQFVGDADLKFASREIAPLVEYIRSHPEVTNVLFTGGDPMIMSEAVLAKYIEPLLEIEHLEAIRIGTKALAYWPQRFVTDADADDTLRLFEKVVASGKSLAFMAHFSHPTEMVPEIVQEAVRRIRSTGAVIRTQAPLIRTINDDPAIWESMWRTHLRHGMVPYYMFVERDTGPQDYFAVPLAQAYDIFRGAYQKVSGLARTVRGPSMSATPGKVCVDGVTEIAGEKVFVLHFIQSRDPELVGKPFFAKYDEKASWLFDLKPALGATHFPWETPAT, via the coding sequence ATGTCAAACGCGGCACTGGCCCTGTCCACTGGACGTCGCTACCGTGCCTTCACGACGAGGCACCTGGAGGAGCTGACGACGCGCGCTGGACTGGCGGCGGACGAAAGGCTCGCGGTGCAAGCAGTGGCGCACGTGCTGCCTTTCCGGACCAACAGCTACGTCGTCGACGAGCTGATCGACTGGGACGCCGCCCCCGATGACCCCATCTACCGGCTCGTCTTCCCGCAGGCGGACATGCTGCCCGCCGAGGACGTGTCACGGATGGTCGACCTGCTGCGTTCGGGCGCGCCGACGCTGGAGTTGAACGCGGCCGCCAATCAGATTCGCGCGAAGCTCAATCCGCACCCCGCGGGGCAGATGGAGCTCAACGTCCCCAAGCTCGCCAATGAGGAGCCCGTCCCGGGGCTGCAGCACAAGTACAAGGAGACGGTGCTCATCTTCCCCAAGCAAGGACAGACGTGCCATGCGTACTGCACATACTGTTTCCGCTGGGCGCAGTTCGTGGGTGACGCGGACCTGAAGTTCGCCTCGCGGGAAATCGCGCCGCTGGTGGAGTACATCCGCTCGCATCCCGAGGTCACCAACGTGCTCTTCACGGGCGGCGACCCGATGATCATGAGCGAGGCGGTGCTCGCCAAGTACATCGAGCCGCTGCTGGAGATTGAGCACCTGGAGGCCATCCGCATCGGCACCAAGGCGCTGGCCTACTGGCCGCAGCGCTTCGTCACCGACGCGGACGCCGACGACACCCTCCGCCTGTTCGAGAAGGTCGTCGCCTCTGGGAAGAGCCTGGCCTTCATGGCGCACTTCTCCCACCCCACGGAGATGGTGCCGGAGATTGTCCAGGAGGCGGTGCGCCGCATCCGCAGCACGGGCGCCGTCATCCGCACCCAGGCGCCGCTCATCCGCACCATCAACGACGACCCGGCCATCTGGGAGAGCATGTGGCGCACGCACCTGCGCCACGGCATGGTGCCGTATTACATGTTCGTGGAGCGCGACACCGGCCCGCAGGACTACTTCGCGGTGCCGCTCGCCCAGGCCTACGACATCTTCCGGGGCGCGTACCAGAAGGTGTCCGGACTGGCGCGCACGGTGCGCGGCCCGTCCATGTCCGCGACGCCCGGCAAGGTGTGCGTGGACGGCGTGACGGAGATTGCCGGCGAGAAGGTCTTCGTCCTGCACTTCATCCAGTCCCGCGACCCGGAGCTGGTGGGCAAGCCCTTCTTCGCGAAGTACGACGAGAAGGCCAGTTGGCTCTTCGACCTCAAGCCCGCGCTGGGCGCCACCCACTTCCCGTGGGAGACCCCGGCGACCTGA
- a CDS encoding propionyl-CoA synthetase codes for MTGTYRALHERSLRDPEGFWSEAAEGIHWYRKWDTVLDDSRAPVYRWFSGGQLNTCYNALDRHIEQGRGEQAAVIYDSPVTGTVQTYTYAALRERVARFAGALVRQGVTKGDRVILYLPMVPEAVVAMLACARIGAIHSVVFGGFAPHELAARIDDATPKVIVSASCGIEPSRVVPYKPLLDKALTLSRHQPSACIILQRPQLAASLVRGRDVSWSEALEGAEPADCVPVEATDPLYILYTSGTTGQPKGIVRDNGGHAVALHWSMKNIYGVAPGEVYWAASDVGWVVGHSYIVYAPLLNGSTTVLYEGKPVGTPDAGAFWRVVAQHGVRVMFTAPTALRAIKRDDPQGELLAKHDVSKLRTLFLAGERCDPDTLRWGEARLQRPVIDHWWQTETGWAIAANPMGVEPLPVKVGSPTVEMPGYDVRIFDPEGHEPDPGTIGSIVVKLPLPPGCLPTLWHAEARYVSAYLSAFPGYYLTGDAGYKDADGYLFIMSRIDDIINVAGHRLSTGAMEEVLASHPDVAECAVLGAADTLKGEVPVGFIVLKAGVRRPHEDIVKEVVQLVRDRIGPVAAFKTAAVVPRLPKTRSGKILRGTMKKIADGSEYKTPATIDDEAVLGEIAEVLRGIGYARKA; via the coding sequence ATGACGGGGACGTACCGCGCGCTGCATGAGCGCTCACTCCGGGACCCGGAGGGGTTCTGGTCCGAGGCCGCCGAGGGCATCCATTGGTACCGGAAGTGGGACACCGTCCTCGATGATTCGCGGGCGCCCGTGTACCGCTGGTTCTCCGGAGGTCAGCTCAACACCTGTTACAACGCGCTCGACCGGCACATCGAGCAGGGGCGCGGCGAACAGGCGGCGGTCATCTACGACAGCCCGGTGACGGGCACGGTCCAGACGTACACCTACGCGGCGCTGCGTGAGCGCGTGGCGCGCTTCGCGGGGGCGCTGGTCCGCCAGGGCGTGACGAAGGGTGACCGCGTCATCCTCTATCTGCCCATGGTGCCCGAAGCCGTGGTGGCCATGTTGGCGTGTGCCCGCATCGGCGCCATCCATTCGGTGGTGTTCGGCGGGTTCGCGCCGCATGAGCTGGCGGCGCGCATCGACGACGCGACACCCAAGGTCATCGTCTCCGCGTCCTGCGGCATCGAGCCGAGCCGCGTCGTCCCCTACAAGCCGCTGCTCGATAAGGCTTTGACGCTCTCCCGGCATCAGCCGTCGGCGTGCATCATCCTTCAGCGCCCCCAACTGGCGGCCTCGCTCGTCCGGGGCAGGGATGTGTCGTGGAGCGAGGCCCTGGAGGGTGCCGAGCCCGCGGACTGCGTTCCGGTGGAGGCGACGGACCCGCTCTACATCCTCTACACCTCCGGGACGACGGGGCAGCCCAAGGGCATCGTCCGGGACAACGGCGGCCACGCGGTGGCGCTGCACTGGTCCATGAAGAACATCTACGGCGTGGCGCCCGGTGAGGTGTACTGGGCCGCGTCGGACGTGGGCTGGGTGGTGGGGCACTCGTACATCGTCTATGCGCCGCTGCTGAACGGGAGCACCACCGTGCTCTACGAGGGCAAGCCGGTGGGCACGCCGGACGCGGGGGCTTTCTGGCGCGTCGTCGCCCAGCACGGGGTGCGCGTCATGTTCACCGCGCCCACCGCGCTGCGCGCCATCAAGCGGGATGACCCCCAGGGCGAGCTGCTCGCGAAGCATGACGTGTCGAAGCTCCGCACGCTGTTCCTCGCGGGGGAGCGGTGTGACCCGGACACGCTCCGCTGGGGTGAGGCGCGGTTGCAGCGGCCCGTCATTGACCACTGGTGGCAGACGGAGACGGGCTGGGCCATCGCGGCCAACCCCATGGGCGTGGAGCCCCTGCCGGTGAAGGTGGGCTCGCCCACGGTGGAGATGCCCGGCTACGACGTGCGCATCTTCGACCCGGAGGGCCACGAGCCCGACCCGGGCACCATTGGCTCCATCGTGGTGAAGCTGCCCCTGCCGCCCGGGTGTCTGCCCACGCTGTGGCACGCGGAGGCGCGCTACGTGAGCGCGTATTTGAGCGCGTTCCCCGGCTACTACCTGACGGGAGACGCGGGCTACAAGGACGCGGACGGCTACCTGTTCATCATGAGCCGCATCGACGACATCATCAATGTCGCCGGGCATCGGCTCTCCACGGGCGCCATGGAGGAGGTGCTCGCCTCCCATCCCGACGTCGCCGAGTGCGCCGTCCTGGGCGCGGCGGACACCTTGAAGGGTGAAGTCCCGGTGGGCTTCATCGTGCTCAAGGCGGGCGTGCGGCGCCCGCACGAGGACATCGTGAAGGAGGTCGTCCAACTCGTGCGCGACCGGATTGGCCCGGTGGCCGCGTTCAAGACGGCGGCGGTGGTGCCCCGTCTGCCCAAGACACGCTCGGGCAAGATTCTGCGCGGCACGATGAAGAAAATCGCCGATGGCAGCGAATACAAGACACCCGCGACCATCGACGACGAGGCGGTGCTGGGCGAAATCGCCGAGGTCTTGCGAGGGATTGGCTACGCCCGGAAGGCGTAG